The region TCTCTGACAAAAATATACTTGAACATTTCAGAGGTCTAAACAGGCATGGCAACAATGCACACAGCTAAGGTGGCCTTTAGGCAGCTTTCTTCCCTATTATTCTTTAACAAGGGTTTCTGGAAACAACAGCTTGTAGTCCTATTTacagcatgcatgcaaacatacacatgcatgcatgcacacagtttCCTTGGTAACCAGCCTGTGTTTCTTTTTAGCAGCACTACATTCCTCTTAGATTGAGGATGAAAATgattggcacacacacacatacgatttaacacacactgcaatTCAACAGCTGGATCAAGCAAACAAGGGCCTATAGTAAACCAAACATGAAAGTTCAAGAGATGTTACTGAGGTGCACCATATGTAGGACAGCACCAAGACCAAAGTGGGGGAAGTAAGAATGTTTAGGAATTTAGGAGTGGTTGATGATGTATTTGCCTTTCTGGAGTTGTGAAATGTAGAGCTTTGATTTGCTGCCATCCAAACGCTTGAACCAGACCTCATCATGGTTAATGGCAGTTATAATAGCACTAGAGGAGAAATAGGAACCAAATAAAGAGGAATGCTGATGCAAGTACACccaaaaacatttctcacaaacgcatgtgcatgcacacacacacacacacacacacacacacacacacacacacacacacacacacacacacacacacacacacacacacacacacacacacacacacacacacacacacacacacacattcccttaCCTAATGGGGTACTCCTCCTTGCGGGTAATGCATATGGCCTGCCCTCGGCTGTACCACTTGTTGTCATAGAATAAACGTCCATCCTCAGAGCGAGCAACAtgttggtgatgatgatgatgatgatgatgatgatgatggtgccCTTCAGCTTTTGATGCGACTGTTGAAGACAGGCTCATTCACTGCACAAACTGAAGAGCCTTGTCAGTAGATTTCCTCTCACCTAGATTTCTAGTTACATTTGATTTTTGCTCCTGAATGCTGAATGATTGGCACAATTCTATTTAGAGCTTACCAGAATATAATGCAAATGCATGAGACCTTGGAGAAGAATCCAAAattattctttttgttttgatttaatttgtttttagtCATACTAAAAATATTAACTCTCTTACCATCAACTTTTACTCTGTGTGGTCCCATCGAAGCCATAGCCTGTGAAACACCAGTGcagtgaataaaacaaaatatctaacagtaaatttccacaactAAATACAACTCAGGAAAACACCTCCAGACCTTTCTTATAGCTGTCCAGTCTTCAAGTATGTCTAGGTCTTGCAACATGTAAACAATATATGGTCGTGGGAGTGTTAAGGAAACTTTATAAGAACTAGGTTTAATAAACAGTGATGCTACTATAATACATGAAAACAGAACATTAGTAAACAAGGAAAAAAGGATATCTGACACAACAAcaggtttctttttctttccaggACAGAAtggatgtttctttttgttcattCTTGCCTGCAATCCATCATTCCACAGTTCTGGAGtttgaaaaaaatgacattaagaAGTAAAAGAAATTACAAGCTAATCATAGATGCAAGAAGAACAGCAAGCTTGTGATGTGTTTCTGAGATTTAATTTTGTACCTGAAGTAATGTCTATACTTTGTCTGTCCTCCTCCAGACGCCTGATCTTCTCCTCTAGTTCACTCTGGACTGTATCAAACAGAAGGAGCttctcactctgtcacacacagacaaaatgacAATTAAAGAAACAGACAGGCAAGTCACAGTTAGGCTACATGATATAGTGCAAGTTGACTGTTGCAATTTTACAAAATCACACAAGATGCATATGATCACATTAAGAAATCAGAATGAAAGGAATTTTGATTGATGAATGTTCTGATCAAATTCAGATTTCTGGATGAGTGTTTAATAGGTATTTTGTTGGGATATTATTTTCATTGCCATTCTTAAATAATTATGTTTggtaatgtatttttaaatgttccgTGGACATTGTGTACTAGCACTTTGTAGCAATATACCTGTATCAAAAACTGACCCCTGTTGAACTGGGTACAAGGTGGTGGACAAACATTGCATGGCATCTGAAGTATCACAGTATTtaattgtacatatatataaaatgcaccCATATTTaaggtgtatctaataaagtgaccagaTAGTGCAGGTCCAATGTGAATGTTTATTgcacaacccacaacacactgCATTCTCCCTCTCTTAACTGTACGCAGTGTATGCCTGTTACCTCCCAGTGCTGGCTTGCTGCTTGCATCTCACAGTCATACTTATTCCGCACAGACTCCAAACAAAGCTCACGGTAGATACCTGCAACACATCAAAACTGATGAATAACCCAAAATGCACCTGACACGTGCTCAAAGCATTACTAAGAAATGCCACACTGATTACTTGTTGAGTTCAGGTCCAGGTGACATGATGACTGAACATTATCATGTTCATGTCACTGAACATTATCATGTTCATGTCACTGAACAGTTTAAAATTCATCTAGTTGgttaaacaaataatattaaCTGATGCGTTAAgttaattgattaaataattCAGTTTGCCTTTGATAAATATCAACTGATATGTCCAGGAAGTGAAGCTAACTAATCATTGTCCTTAATTGGTTTCATTCTCTAAATAAGACTTAGTGGAAACCTACCAGCCACTTTTGTGCGGATCTGCATATTCTCCTGGAGGTTGGCAAGAGGCTCCAAGTATTCAGCAGCACTGCCAGCTTTTACCTCTTGTAACTTAAGGTCCACCTGGTGAAGTCTCTCCTTGTACAACCTGATAAAACTTTTATGATAAACTACTAAACAATTTCAGGGTTTTAGCCAGCTATAGTGCTAATGGAAATATATGTATACTGGTGAATGGATCGTTTATTTTTGAGCTCCGACGGCCTAGCGTTACTCACTGGTCTTTGAGGTCAGTGAACTGCTTCTCAAGACTGGTCATCTCATCCAGACATTCCATTCGCCTCCTTTCGCAATCTTCATCATCCATTTCTGCAGGAACAAGTACATCTCTTCATTACGAGAGCGTGACAAATAAAGATCGCCTATTAACCACTCTAATGTCAGAGTAGAGAGCCCCTTAGCGATATTACTGAAGCATATTTAGGAATTGTTAAGCATATTGTTAACCGTTGCGGAAGTCTAAAcaatagtgtttgtttttatttgatccAGGGCACTAACTAATATTAATACTAATCAGGGTCAtaactaatatttatatacgtGCTGCAGTAGCAGAATTGCTTATGTATGCTGCTACAGCATACAGCAGAACTTTATAACGAGAAATGCTGGATGGTTGCCTGCTCATCTAAAACATTCTCTACAGTAGGTTACTGGTTGTTTAATCGGCTACAGGATAATGTTTACCTGAGCTGTCTCCATCTTCAGATGCCGACGAGCTTACGGTGTCTTCCTCATCAGAACTGCTGGCGGCTTCTTGATCTGGATAGTCCACGTCCATATCTTCCTGCGACTCTTTTCTGTCACGCGAATGAACCGGCATAATAATAGCGTAAAACTAATACAGAGGCACACGGTAAGCAACAAAAAACTACGACATAAAATTTAAACAACCGGCTAACAAAACCTCCGTCTTTACGCTTCAATCATGGCCACGTGGATGACCAATCATGTGCTCAAACAAACCTACGTTATTCATTCAGCTTGAAATGTAATTGGCCAAAACAAATCGAACCTAACACCAAGGGGTGACGGGAGTTGTGGTCCATATACATCCACTTTCAGATGTTTTGAGATGGTGAACTAAAAGTTACCCGGAAAGAGGGTAAGTAAAATGTTGCATTTGTAAAGGTTACTTTATTTAAGTTTACTTAAATAAAGTAACTTTTTTCTTACAGAATGTTTAGTCATTTTGATAACCTCTTCAAAACATGtattaaactaattaattaaattaaactaattaattaattaattaaactaatgtttagtgttttattattatcGTTGCATGTGTCACAATTATAGCCTTGCTGGATCATCTTCGGAAAAATCTCCCTATTGCCATTGCTTATGCTTTTAACCACactaaatttaaatttaaaatataatatagaTGAAGTAGCTTTGAAgtaaatatatagtatgtgtatAGTACATATAGTAAGTGAAGTAAGTggattaaatattataaaacattcgTATGTATCTCAGGAAACTATATCTACAACATCTGCAACAAAATATGTCTACAACTTCTTTCTTAATAATCAGTTTTACACATATAGATTATTCTTatgatttgataaataaatattggaaCTATTGACTGTATGTGATACCGTGTCACGTGATATCAGATTTGTGTACAGAGAAGAATTTATTTccaacacataaacaaatgagTCATTGTTTTCAAGTACACTTCATAACCTTTTCCATATCTCAATCACTATCAATGTAACACTTATTTGGGTTGTGTAAAGGAAAGTACATGGTACATATGACAATAAACTCAAAACCAATCATCTTGTATTTTTCCTCTAGTAACAGTGTATCAacgtcaaatttatttatttagagctTTTTATAGCAGCAATTGTCACACATCAGCTTTATACATAtctgagtccaagcccacagtgagcaagccaaaggcaaaAGTGGCTAGGAAAACTCCCTAAGACCAGTTAAGACTGCTTAACTGGATAATGTTTCAATAGTCAAAGGCAAAAAGTAACATGCATTTATATCTGAAAAGGACACCAGTTAATAGGGTTTGTTATGACCCCAGGCTAGGCAGTGTATCCATAACAGCAATACTGAGTAATTTGAATAACTGAGCCAGGTGGAATAAATGGAATATATCGCAAAAGTGATGTATTGTACtttcaaaaaacacaaactggtGAATCGTCAGGAGTGGTTACAATGctaaagcaacaaacaaaactcaCACTACAACCTAAATCCCAAAGCTATCTACCCTCAAACAAAATAGAATATACAATACTACTCTAACTCCCTAACCGGAAAAACACCAGAAACTGATCAGATGACCATAATGTTTGTGCATTAGCCTAATGACTAGTATGATGTGTAAGGAAAAACAGAACAGCAACCATTCTTCCAGTTAGAGAATATTAGTGTAAATACGCGATCAGACCACTAGTAAGAATAGTCTGTGGACAACTACATGGAGAAGAATATTACAGTAGAATATTATAGTAGGGTTGTGGTGTATAAACCCCTCATTACAAAGACAAGTACACATTTGATAGCCCAATGGCATAAAAGCTACAAGTATTGGTCTACAGGAAAAAAAGTGATATGCTCAGATGAGTCATTCTTTACCATATTCtcaacatgtgcatgtgtggtatACAGTATAAGAAAACAGGCCTAAATGCTTAACACCTAAAGAGGGGTCTGGTGGCTCTGTTATACAGTAGGCAGGTGGGGGCACATGGTCACTGCAAATCAATACAAAGCTATTCTGACTGATCGCCTGTATACAATGATAAACTATTTCTATCCTGATGGGGGTTGATGAGTATGAAATGTAAATCCCATGTTAATGTGCTCAGGACTCAGCCCAATTACATCAGAGATTTCAGCgctctccaccaccaccatcacaacaCCAGCTGAGGAAATATATTTTGGAAGAATGGTGTCTCATTCCTTCAGTACAGTTCCAGAGTCTTGTGGTACCAAGCAAGCCGTTTTGCCAACTTGTGGGGGTCCTGCACTTTAATAAGATACTTTATGCTGTTCCCCCTTTCACTGATCACCTGAATGTATGTGCCTTTGCGTTTCTCAAGGCTATCCAACTCTCCCTTTTGTCTGTTGTAATCAAGGTATACGCACTGTCACCCTACTTTCCTGAGCCCTGAACTCTCCAGTACTGAAATGTATTCATGGGaatcctcttctttttctttttttaaatgtacaaaacaagTGGGAGTAAAAGCAAACATGGAAGAGCAGAGTGGACCTCTTTCTTACTGTTCCAACCATGGTAATAATTTTCCTCAGGAGTACAATGTAATAAgtgtacaaaatataaaactgtgTAGCATCTGTACAATCATTTAGGAAAGTCGCCCATTTTCATTTAGAGTGATTTCAgcctttaaatgttaaaaaggaTCAGATTAGATTCAAATAGCATGTAAATGTTAGAAGTGCAGCCCTTTGAGTTCATTGTTGTTTAgagctgttttaatgttttaacaaaGTTGACctaattttattaaatttattcTTTTAGTTtcacacacatgacacacacatctataaatgctttttaaaatgttctcttaCATTCTctcacattttacataaaaatacatccTACTCTCTGATCTTTATGGTGCAGTCAGACAGAAAGTAGGAGCCTATGTGTAGCAGTCTGCCCCCGCTGGGTCAGATGCATCAGTCTTCTTCACAGCTAGACTCCCAAAAACTCCCCCTATTCAAAATGGAACCATGCCCCTGCAAGATGCTGAGGAAAGCTGCTTTTTCGTAATCCTTTGAATAATTCACTAATGTACTTTTGCATTGTCAAAAAGatgaaacagtgtttttcacaaatcattttatacatataatagATTCCATAAACAattcaataatcaataatataTGTTCTGATAGTCAAAAGTATTCTAGATTATTCCTGTGTCTGAGATGTTGTTACATGTCTAGTGTGTAAACCCACAGTGGTGTGACATCACTGGCAACTTGACAAGAACattgtaatataataaataaaacagaatatataatactatatacaGACAACTatatattaatgaaaaacacaactaaaatattaaatatcaagctaaaaataggaaaaagttaaacaaaaaagtatttattctATACATGAAATAGATGTTAAGTTCAGCCTTTTGTCCTTGAACACCAATATAGAAAAACAAGGAACCAGAACTTAAAGTAAAACTTTAGGCAACCAATCAGCTGATAAAATCAGATTTGAAGACATTGTGTAAGTGAGCAGAAAAATGTCACACAGTGTTCCAGCATATCTGTTATACCCACTGACGAGCTCCTAGAAGAATCTGTGGAATTCAGTTTGCTGGCTGCTTGAAGGACTGGTGCTTGCCTCTGTGATTACAGAATGCAGGAATGCGTCATGCACAGCACTGTAGCGTCACACATCCGGGTGTGATGTCTCAGTATGACATTCATAGTATCACTAAGTTAGCTATGAGTGTCTATTGTTGATAGAGACGGTTGCTATTGTGCCCTCTTTCAGTGTGAACAGAGGTAAAATGGTTTCTAGTTCAAATGTCAGATCCAGACAGGTCGTGCAGGCCCGCCCCCTCTCATACAAATCCAGCATCCCATATTGTTACATAAAAGGAGTTTCCCCGagaagtttatttttctttttaaaaaacattttcagtagtGGTCTTTTTCcagtgggtgggtatgtgtgtgtgtgtgtggggggggggggtattattaaacatttacaaagctttatagagtatatagtatatggTAAATACCTGCAATGCTGATTACTTTAATGTACTCTGACATCGGAACCACATAAATATGTAAGGGCAAAAACAGGGAATGCATGCACATTGGAAAATTGCTAAAATTTGTTCAGCCCAAACAAGATTATTGCCAGCAGGTGTTTTTGAAGGGAGTGCCCCAGTAAAGATACCAAACACTACTATAAACCCCAGAATGAGGGGCCTTCCATGTTTCAGTGTGCTCTTTGATACCTTCCAAAAGGTGTTTCTATCAGCTTCATTGAGGTAGCCAAAATGGACTGTTTGTTCATTTCTGTGagctgttattttatttaaataataaataaaagtaagatAGActgaaattaataaaaaatcatttCCTAATGACACAAATGAAAGTATGCTGTATTAAGTGTACAGTCTTTCAAAAtggtaatttaacatttttattattctaaCCAATATGCACATCATCAAAACTTTggttgtatgtgtttgtactttAAGAAGGTAATAATTTGAAGATGGTTACATATTTAATTCTAATGCATAGGCACAGTTATTACTAAGATTACcatatataaaattcatttagaaaaaaaaagtcttacatTAATTAACAATAACTGTGGTGTAGTAGTTTACACCAAAATACGCGACTGACAACGCGGCAGTTACCATTTGCGGGTACAACATAAAAACGATTTCATTCATGCACCATCTTCATTCATTATTCAGAGTTACCCTGGAAATGCAGGTACCTCTCAGTGTGTAATAggaaaatacatattttcattCTTACTTTGCGGAGTCATGAGAAGGGAAATTCTTTCAATAAAAACCCGCACCGAGTTCCCCTGCTCATATGAACGTTAAGATAATTCACACATGGAAATCCCCTGCCGTAGAGCACTCATATAAGCGTGGCGCCTCCCTCTTACTCCTGTTCATTGCCGTGTTAGACAGAGAGCGAGTCGAAGAGCACATTAGACATGGATATCCAAAGGGAACTTGTAAGGAGTAACTTTATGGATTATTTGGATGAAATGGACCACAAAATTGGGAAAATACAAGAAGAGCGTCTTGATAGTGGCGTGGATTCGTTAAAGGAGGACGAATATAACAAAATTGTGGAAGAAATGGGAAATCTGGAGTTACCTAGTATA is a window of Electrophorus electricus isolate fEleEle1 chromosome 3, fEleEle1.pri, whole genome shotgun sequence DNA encoding:
- the LOC113571707 gene encoding breast cancer metastasis-suppressor 1-like protein-A translates to MPVHSRDRKESQEDMDVDYPDQEAASSSDEEDTVSSSASEDGDSSEMDDEDCERRRMECLDEMTSLEKQFTDLKDQLYKERLHQVDLKLQEVKAGSAAEYLEPLANLQENMQIRTKVAGIYRELCLESVRNKYDCEMQAASQHWESEKLLLFDTVQSELEEKIRRLEEDRQSIDITSELWNDGLQARMNKKKHPFCPGKKKKPVVVSGPYIVYMLQDLDILEDWTAIRKAMASMGPHRVKVDVASKAEGHHHHHHHHHHHHQHVARSEDGRLFYDNKWYSRGQAICITRKEEYPISAIITAINHDEVWFKRLDGSKSKLYISQLQKGKYIINHS